One stretch of Niallia sp. XMNu-256 DNA includes these proteins:
- a CDS encoding flavodoxin domain-containing protein — protein MKIAIVYASQTGNTEELVHILYKLFRKHGVNVEVYKINEFPLDTLPDYDGIIVGTYTWGDGEIPTEMASLYQAFENQDVSHVTTGIIGTGDRFYAHFCGAVDRFRDMLYVHTQLAVTLKVELSPQTSDNDKCHRFVELFFKRCESSFGSLNIDSALLNRVKPCYK, from the coding sequence ATGAAAATCGCGATCGTTTATGCTTCACAAACAGGAAATACAGAGGAACTCGTGCATATTCTGTATAAACTTTTTCGAAAGCATGGTGTTAACGTAGAGGTATATAAGATCAATGAGTTTCCGCTGGATACCTTGCCTGATTATGATGGAATCATTGTGGGTACGTATACATGGGGGGATGGAGAGATTCCAACCGAAATGGCCTCCCTCTATCAAGCGTTTGAAAATCAGGACGTTTCCCATGTAACAACAGGCATAATCGGCACAGGGGATCGCTTTTATGCACACTTCTGCGGGGCAGTCGATCGGTTTCGAGACATGTTATATGTTCACACCCAACTTGCCGTCACGTTAAAAGTGGAGCTCTCCCCGCAAACGAGCGATAACGACAAATGCCATCGATTTGTGGAGTTATTTTTTAAAAGATGTGAATCCTCATTTGGTTCGCTTAATATCGATTCTGCTCTCCTTAATAGAGTAAAGCCTTGTTACAAATAA
- a CDS encoding biotin transporter BioY, with product MKSKIRTLELTLASMFVVLIAIGANITTLIPFMVVGGVPITLQTFFALLAGLILGSRVGTIATSAYAFIGFVGVPVFAQFGGGPGILIKPTFGFILSFILAAYVIGKIVEGKSNVSSYIIAALVGTAINYIVGTNWMYFAYKFWADAPEGFTYGMAWLWMLAPLPKDLILGVFAGMFAHRLKVTVFSKGRFRDLQLEA from the coding sequence ATGAAAAGCAAGATTCGAACGCTAGAGTTAACTCTAGCTAGTATGTTTGTCGTATTGATTGCCATTGGAGCAAATATTACCACGCTGATTCCTTTTATGGTGGTTGGCGGTGTTCCGATTACGTTACAAACCTTTTTTGCTCTTTTGGCAGGATTGATCCTCGGAAGTCGGGTAGGAACGATTGCAACGAGCGCTTATGCATTTATTGGTTTTGTAGGGGTTCCTGTTTTTGCCCAGTTTGGCGGTGGACCAGGTATTTTAATCAAACCTACTTTTGGATTCATTTTATCTTTTATTCTAGCAGCCTATGTGATCGGCAAAATAGTTGAAGGAAAAAGTAACGTTTCTAGTTATATCATTGCAGCACTTGTGGGGACGGCGATTAATTATATCGTTGGCACGAATTGGATGTATTTCGCCTACAAGTTTTGGGCCGATGCACCTGAAGGATTTACATATGGAATGGCTTGGTTATGGATGTTAGCTCCGCTGCCAAAGGATCTTATTTTAGGCGTTTTTGCCGGGATGTTTGCCCACCGCTTAAAAGTTACCGTATTCTCCAAAGGTAGATTTAGAGATTTACAATTAGAAGCTTAA
- a CDS encoding ribonucleotide-diphosphate reductase subunit beta, translating into MNETLSKIKLLNPEHPNKSTGIINGQSSGILNWNDIAYPQMYDLYQTLLSNFWKAQEINMQDDIKQWDSLTPTEQDVFLRINTQLASLDSLQTPTMSGVMDYVTDSSFKAIFAVISQQEAVHNESYSYILSSLVPLQEQNDRFNQAKNDPMVQRRNALILDAYDGFRDQPTPVNLFKLAVNSINLEGIYFYAGFAFFYNLARRQKMLKTSTMISYIQRDEMQHAYFISQFIRILLTENPEINTKENIDYMYETIDKAVQLEKEWSQLILKDIDGIDLREFENYVEYLANKRFRQLGLKNLYPERENPMPWIHVFSDEMINETKTDFFEQKSRTYTKVTQSNGFDEL; encoded by the coding sequence ATGAATGAAACCCTGTCAAAAATTAAATTACTAAACCCAGAGCATCCTAATAAATCTACTGGCATTATCAATGGACAATCTTCCGGGATTTTAAACTGGAATGATATTGCCTATCCACAAATGTACGATCTATATCAAACGTTGCTATCCAACTTTTGGAAGGCCCAGGAAATCAATATGCAGGATGATATTAAACAATGGGATTCACTTACCCCCACAGAGCAAGATGTTTTCCTGCGGATTAACACCCAGCTCGCTTCACTTGATAGTTTGCAAACACCGACGATGAGCGGGGTGATGGATTATGTAACGGATTCCAGCTTTAAAGCAATCTTTGCTGTGATTTCGCAGCAGGAGGCCGTTCATAATGAATCATACTCCTATATTTTAAGTTCACTTGTGCCATTACAAGAACAAAACGATCGTTTTAATCAAGCAAAAAACGATCCAATGGTTCAAAGACGAAATGCGCTTATATTAGATGCCTATGACGGATTTCGAGATCAGCCAACACCGGTTAATCTATTTAAACTAGCTGTGAATTCAATCAATCTCGAAGGAATTTATTTTTACGCGGGCTTTGCCTTCTTTTACAATTTAGCACGAAGACAAAAGATGTTAAAAACGAGTACGATGATTAGTTATATTCAGCGCGATGAAATGCAGCATGCCTACTTTATATCGCAATTTATTCGGATCTTGTTGACGGAAAATCCGGAAATAAATACGAAAGAGAATATCGATTATATGTATGAAACCATTGATAAAGCGGTCCAACTGGAAAAAGAATGGTCTCAACTAATACTAAAAGATATCGATGGCATCGATTTGCGAGAATTTGAAAACTATGTGGAATATCTTGCGAACAAAAGATTTCGCCAGCTTGGCTTGAAAAATCTCTATCCCGAGCGAGAGAATCCGATGCCATGGATCCATGTGTTTAGCGACGAAATGATCAATGAAACGAAAACAGACTTTTTTGAGCAAAAATCCCGTACTTATACAAAAGTGACCCAGTCGAATGGATTTGATGAACTTTAA
- a CDS encoding ABC transporter substrate-binding protein → MKRIASILILLSLLVLTACGNSGSTEVSKTSDGKEKVKLLLAAEGTAMYYAYVARDKGFFEEEGIEVELLPGKGGSYVVQQVGAETIDLGIIAVNSVLPAWDKGIDIKMVYQVNVTNLFDFMVPENSKVTDIKQLKGKVIGVTDLGSGEVPMVRSILSSAGLNPDQDVTIRAIGAEGTSIITAFEKGEIDAFSGGAHDLISLYGRGFKSKSLLPEEYLSLPSTGIIANGKIMKENPEVVEKVSRAVAKATDFAINDPDAAYAVMKKAVPEQYTDEEIGRLFLDTFIELTKPIEPEKGYGYIYEDAWAKLIEQFSEGDEPVIKNEVNLDDYLDSSLLEKVNEF, encoded by the coding sequence TTGAAAAGGATTGCATCGATTTTGATTTTACTATCATTACTTGTTCTTACAGCCTGTGGAAATTCAGGATCAACGGAGGTAAGTAAGACTTCAGACGGGAAAGAAAAGGTTAAGCTTTTACTAGCAGCCGAAGGAACAGCGATGTATTATGCGTATGTTGCACGGGATAAGGGATTTTTTGAAGAAGAAGGAATTGAAGTAGAACTTCTGCCAGGAAAAGGGGGATCCTATGTCGTTCAGCAAGTTGGAGCGGAAACGATTGACCTCGGCATTATTGCTGTTAATTCCGTATTACCTGCTTGGGATAAAGGAATTGATATTAAAATGGTTTATCAAGTAAATGTAACGAATCTGTTTGATTTTATGGTACCAGAAAATTCAAAGGTAACCGATATTAAGCAGCTAAAAGGCAAAGTCATTGGGGTAACAGATTTAGGTAGTGGTGAAGTTCCAATGGTTCGCTCGATTCTATCGAGTGCGGGCTTAAATCCGGACCAGGATGTAACCATTCGTGCCATTGGTGCAGAGGGAACATCCATTATAACCGCTTTTGAAAAAGGTGAAATTGATGCCTTTAGTGGAGGGGCTCACGATTTGATTTCCCTTTATGGGAGAGGTTTTAAATCGAAATCATTGCTTCCAGAAGAATATTTATCCCTTCCATCAACAGGAATTATTGCGAACGGGAAAATCATGAAGGAAAATCCAGAAGTAGTCGAGAAAGTTTCTCGTGCTGTCGCAAAAGCAACAGACTTTGCGATTAACGATCCAGATGCAGCCTATGCGGTTATGAAAAAAGCGGTTCCTGAACAATACACAGACGAAGAAATTGGACGTTTATTCCTTGATACATTTATTGAATTAACGAAACCAATTGAGCCTGAAAAAGGATATGGCTATATTTATGAAGATGCCTGGGCAAAACTTATCGAACAGTTTAGTGAAGGGGACGAACCAGTCATTAAAAATGAAGTGAATCTAGATGACTATCTAGACTCCAGCTTATTGGAAAAGGTAAACGAGTTTTAA
- a CDS encoding ABC transporter ATP-binding protein, with protein sequence MSTSVEPIQTSEVQVKIEDVYKSFPKGNRENLVLRDINLEIKKGEFISLLGPSGCGKSTLLKMIGGLLETTSGQLMVGDEVITGPRKEIGFMFQKAVLLPWRTVEQNLLLPVEVAGGNIEAAKKRIGELLDLVGLKGYENYYTKELSGGMQQRISLARTLMNDPDILLLDEPFGALDEFTRENLNFSLMEIAEKSGKTVILVTHNINEAVLMSDRVIVMGINPGHVLENLTIEIPKPRTDQVMALAQYSEYVLHIRNLLGVGRS encoded by the coding sequence ATGAGCACAAGTGTTGAACCAATCCAGACGTCAGAAGTTCAAGTAAAAATTGAGGATGTGTACAAGTCCTTTCCAAAAGGGAATCGAGAAAATCTAGTTCTTAGAGACATTAATCTCGAGATTAAAAAGGGAGAGTTTATTTCCTTACTTGGACCAAGTGGCTGCGGCAAATCGACATTATTAAAAATGATTGGTGGTTTGTTGGAAACGACTAGTGGGCAGTTAATGGTTGGAGATGAGGTGATTACTGGGCCGAGGAAAGAAATTGGCTTTATGTTTCAGAAGGCTGTGTTGCTGCCATGGAGAACCGTTGAACAAAATTTACTGCTGCCTGTAGAGGTTGCGGGAGGCAACATCGAAGCCGCAAAAAAGAGAATTGGCGAGCTCCTTGATTTAGTTGGATTGAAAGGGTACGAGAATTATTATACGAAAGAGCTTTCAGGTGGGATGCAGCAGCGGATTTCACTGGCGCGTACATTGATGAATGATCCCGATATTTTATTATTAGACGAGCCATTTGGTGCTTTGGACGAGTTCACTCGCGAAAATTTGAACTTCTCCCTTATGGAGATTGCCGAGAAAAGTGGCAAAACCGTCATTTTGGTTACCCATAATATTAACGAAGCGGTGCTCATGTCAGATCGCGTCATTGTCATGGGGATTAATCCAGGTCATGTTCTTGAGAACTTAACCATTGAAATACCAAAGCCGCGGACCGATCAGGTCATGGCTTTAGCACAGTATTCGGAGTATGTTCTCCACATTCGTAATCTATTGGGGGTGGGAAGATCATGA
- a CDS encoding SH3 domain-containing protein, translating into MKKLILPGLCLAVLSTPAFERVVQAEEKVSSVTVSNMIQYVNVDSGRLNMRASASTNATILAKLTNGTEVNVQSISNGWAKIRVNGKTGYVSTSYITEIKPSHSSKTTAPAPKRVEATTKYVNVSRDTNLNLRASATTSSSVVAKLPSGTQVTVYSEHYGWSKVAANGKEGYASTNYLANTKVQGAEEKQTAQAPKSNPPVSIKYVDVGVGTNLNVRNSPSTTSKVLTKLKHGTEVKVLSDQHGWAKIEAAGTQGYVSSLYLSSNSKTTTTKQSKPSTPAQTITTQYVDVNENIHLNMRSGASTSTSVVAKLKAGTPVEVYSVSNGWSKVKASGKEGYVSAEYLTKGKTGTSTPPPTAPKPSSTTQYVDVNENIHLNMRSGASTSTSVVAKLKAGTAVEVYSVSNGWAKVKASGKEGYVSAEYLTKGKTGTSTPPPTAPKPSSTTQYVDVNENIHLNMRSGASTNTSVVAKLKAGTAVEVYSVSNGWAKVKASGKEGYVSAEYLTKGKTGTSTPPATAPKPSSTIQYVDVNENIHLNMRSGASTSTSVVAKLKAGTAVEVYSVSNGWAKVKASGKEGYVSAEYLTKTNPKPEEVPNKPAQDIVKYVDVDQGVNLNMRNRPTTNASVMVKLARGIEVKVLSEENGWTKIIAYGQEGYVSSEYLSNAKPGSTKETEAPTTNSPTDQNSTNQEGFEADPIAPNHSEPTSEPDLTVPNESESGSEVEVGDETQEETDTTSIQYVDVPSGWNLNLREGPSTSTNILTKLVAGTAVTVLSVENGWARVTANGKTGYVGTQYLTSKPANLPSQNVNKVYTEYDLTLEESTNIQMKANPQTDQNYAVYIREDALNVNSLTNPTSGVVEGSGWRVRGGAGTEFWIVGKINNGEKVNIKSVSTGNDGYKWYEITYNRSWVNASPEDVAHYLDPNNFTDNPVTSFQFLKLSESTSLDQFEVNERILAGKGILEGHAASFIAASERYGVNDMYLISHALLETGNGSSQLANGVEINGKKVYNMFGIGAYDGSAVESGAKFAYEQGWFSPVEAIIGGARFISSSYIGKGQDTIYKMRWNPEAAASTGVATHQYATDIRWATKQVKQIHNLYSLIDSYNITLEIPLYKRF; encoded by the coding sequence ATGAAGAAATTAATTTTGCCAGGTTTATGCTTAGCGGTGTTATCCACCCCGGCTTTTGAAAGAGTAGTACAAGCTGAGGAGAAAGTTTCATCCGTTACAGTTTCAAATATGATTCAATATGTAAATGTAGATTCAGGGCGCTTAAACATGAGAGCAAGTGCTTCGACTAATGCTACTATTCTCGCAAAGCTTACAAATGGAACGGAAGTAAATGTTCAATCGATAAGCAATGGTTGGGCGAAAATTAGGGTAAATGGAAAAACAGGCTATGTCAGCACTTCATATATAACAGAAATAAAACCAAGTCATTCCAGTAAAACCACTGCCCCAGCTCCAAAAAGGGTGGAAGCAACAACCAAATATGTCAACGTTTCTAGAGATACGAATTTAAATTTACGTGCAAGCGCAACTACCTCATCATCGGTTGTAGCCAAACTACCAAGTGGAACACAGGTTACCGTCTACTCTGAACATTACGGATGGTCAAAGGTAGCAGCAAATGGAAAAGAAGGGTATGCTAGCACAAATTATCTGGCAAATACGAAGGTTCAGGGGGCCGAAGAGAAACAAACGGCACAAGCACCAAAATCAAATCCCCCTGTCTCTATAAAATATGTCGATGTCGGTGTTGGTACGAATTTGAACGTGCGGAACAGTCCATCGACTACATCAAAAGTGTTGACGAAGCTTAAGCATGGAACGGAAGTAAAGGTCCTCTCGGATCAACACGGCTGGGCGAAAATTGAAGCAGCTGGAACACAAGGGTATGTGAGTTCCCTCTATCTATCTAGTAATTCCAAGACGACAACCACTAAACAAAGCAAACCGTCAACGCCTGCGCAAACCATCACAACTCAGTATGTAGACGTAAATGAAAACATCCATCTAAATATGCGTTCCGGAGCGTCCACAAGTACATCTGTGGTAGCAAAACTAAAAGCAGGCACCCCAGTAGAAGTTTACTCCGTCTCAAACGGTTGGTCCAAAGTGAAGGCAAGTGGAAAAGAAGGCTATGTAAGTGCGGAATATTTAACAAAAGGTAAAACGGGGACAAGCACACCACCCCCCACAGCACCCAAGCCATCATCGACGACTCAATATGTAGACGTAAATGAAAACATCCATCTAAATATGCGTTCCGGAGCGTCCACAAGTACATCTGTGGTAGCAAAACTGAAAGCAGGCACTGCGGTAGAAGTCTACTCCGTCTCAAACGGTTGGGCCAAAGTGAAGGCAAGTGGAAAAGAAGGCTATGTGAGTGCGGAGTATTTAACAAAAGGTAAAACGGGGACAAGCACACCACCCCCAACAGCACCCAAGCCATCATCGACGACTCAGTATGTAGACGTAAATGAAAACATCCATCTAAATATGCGTTCCGGAGCGTCCACAAATACATCTGTGGTAGCAAAACTGAAAGCAGGCACCGCAGTAGAAGTCTACTCCGTCTCAAACGGTTGGGCCAAAGTGAAAGCAAGTGGAAAAGAAGGCTATGTAAGTGCTGAATATTTAACAAAAGGTAAAACGGGGACAAGCACACCACCCGCAACAGCACCCAAGCCATCATCGACGATTCAATATGTAGACGTAAATGAAAACATCCATCTAAATATGCGTTCCGGAGCGTCCACAAGTACATCTGTGGTAGCAAAACTGAAAGCAGGCACCGCAGTAGAAGTCTACTCCGTTTCAAACGGTTGGGCTAAAGTGAAGGCAAGTGGAAAAGAAGGCTATGTGAGTGCGGAATATTTAACAAAAACCAATCCAAAGCCAGAAGAAGTTCCAAACAAACCTGCACAAGACATAGTTAAATATGTAGATGTCGATCAAGGTGTAAACTTGAATATGCGTAACAGACCAACTACCAATGCTTCCGTGATGGTTAAACTAGCAAGAGGAATCGAAGTGAAGGTTCTTTCTGAAGAAAATGGCTGGACAAAGATAATCGCCTATGGGCAGGAAGGCTATGTTAGCAGTGAATATTTATCAAATGCTAAACCAGGCTCAACTAAAGAAACTGAAGCACCGACTACTAATTCGCCAACTGATCAGAATTCTACCAATCAAGAGGGGTTTGAGGCAGATCCAATCGCTCCGAATCATTCGGAACCAACTTCCGAGCCAGATTTAACGGTTCCGAATGAATCGGAATCAGGTTCTGAAGTGGAAGTAGGAGATGAGACTCAAGAAGAGACGGACACGACATCCATTCAATATGTAGATGTTCCTTCAGGCTGGAATTTGAACTTGCGAGAAGGCCCATCAACAAGCACGAATATTTTAACAAAGCTCGTAGCAGGCACTGCAGTAACGGTTCTTTCAGTGGAAAATGGCTGGGCAAGGGTCACGGCAAATGGAAAAACAGGCTATGTAGGCACCCAATATTTGACAAGCAAACCAGCAAATTTGCCAAGTCAAAACGTGAACAAGGTTTATACAGAATACGACCTGACATTAGAAGAGTCAACGAATATTCAAATGAAAGCTAACCCACAAACTGACCAGAACTATGCCGTTTATATACGTGAAGATGCGCTAAACGTAAATAGTCTAACAAACCCTACGAGTGGAGTCGTTGAGGGTTCCGGTTGGAGAGTTCGAGGCGGAGCAGGAACGGAGTTTTGGATTGTTGGGAAAATAAATAACGGTGAAAAAGTAAACATTAAATCAGTCTCAACGGGAAATGATGGCTATAAGTGGTATGAGATTACCTACAATCGATCATGGGTGAACGCAAGCCCTGAAGATGTCGCCCATTATTTGGATCCAAACAATTTTACGGATAACCCAGTAACCTCTTTCCAATTTCTAAAATTGTCAGAATCCACGAGTCTCGACCAATTCGAGGTAAATGAACGAATTCTCGCTGGCAAAGGCATTCTAGAAGGTCATGCTGCATCCTTTATTGCAGCAAGTGAAAGATATGGGGTCAATGACATGTACTTGATTTCCCATGCTCTCCTTGAAACTGGGAATGGATCATCTCAACTAGCAAACGGTGTCGAGATCAATGGAAAAAAGGTCTATAATATGTTTGGAATCGGAGCCTATGATGGAAGTGCTGTTGAAAGTGGAGCAAAGTTTGCCTATGAACAAGGCTGGTTCTCACCGGTTGAAGCAATTATTGGAGGAGCAAGGTTCATTTCATCAAGCTACATCGGAAAAGGGCAAGATACCATCTACAAAATGAGGTGGAATCCAGAAGCGGCAGCATCAACGGGAGTCGCTACTCACCAGTACGCAACAGACATTCGTTGGGCAACTAAGCAGGTCAAACAAATTCACAATCTTTATAGTTTAATAGATTCCTATAACATTACATTGGAGATCCCACTTTATAAGAGGTTCTAA
- a CDS encoding ABC transporter permease, protein MKTTVGDQVIITKEKKAFKPFLKKEGWISLGLLVFLLSIWELLSRIGVFHELILPAPSLVAVATWELLTSSFFYLHFGVTMYETIAGFLIGGFLAIILGIVVSSNAMLYKVLNPFIVVFQAIPKIALAPIFVTWFGFGPTAKVVMAIAICFFPTFVNTVVGLKSVDEESRLLFQSMVAKKKDVFFKLSLPTALPNIFAGLKSSLTFALIGAIVGEFVGANEGMGLLLDTFNFQLEMAKVYALIVILSVVGLLLYLIIEWLDRKLIFWGDHDKII, encoded by the coding sequence ATGAAAACAACAGTCGGAGATCAAGTAATCATAACGAAAGAGAAAAAAGCATTTAAACCCTTTTTGAAAAAAGAAGGATGGATTTCCCTTGGACTTTTAGTTTTCCTTTTGTCAATTTGGGAGCTTCTTAGTCGAATCGGAGTGTTCCATGAACTCATTCTTCCTGCACCATCACTCGTTGCAGTGGCAACCTGGGAATTGTTAACGTCATCATTTTTCTACTTACATTTTGGTGTCACGATGTATGAAACGATTGCAGGATTTTTAATTGGAGGCTTTTTAGCTATTATTCTAGGGATTGTCGTCTCATCCAACGCCATGCTTTATAAAGTATTAAATCCATTTATCGTTGTTTTCCAAGCGATTCCTAAAATTGCGCTTGCCCCGATTTTTGTTACATGGTTTGGATTTGGACCAACAGCAAAAGTAGTGATGGCCATTGCGATTTGCTTTTTCCCAACCTTTGTTAATACGGTCGTCGGACTGAAATCCGTGGATGAGGAAAGCCGACTATTATTTCAATCGATGGTAGCAAAGAAAAAGGATGTCTTTTTCAAGCTTTCATTGCCAACGGCCTTGCCTAATATTTTTGCCGGTCTTAAATCCTCTTTAACGTTTGCCTTAATTGGAGCGATTGTTGGTGAATTTGTTGGCGCAAATGAAGGAATGGGCTTATTGCTCGACACCTTTAATTTCCAACTGGAAATGGCCAAAGTGTATGCCTTAATTGTCATTTTATCTGTCGTTGGACTATTACTCTATCTCATTATTGAATGGCTTGACCGAAAGCTTATTTTCTGGGGAGATCACGATAAGATTATTTAA
- the bioB gene encoding biotin synthase BioB, with protein MANWKQLANEVLTGKELSNEEAMEILNTPDEELLELLNGAYIIRHHYYGNKVKLNKIINTKSGLCPENCGYCSQSSISTAPIEKYRMLDKSSILEGAKQAYEMKVGTYCIVASGRGPSNKEIDQVVEAVQEIKEHYQLTVCACLGILKPEQATRLKAAGVDRYNHNLNTSENHHEAITTSHTYQDRVNTVNIAKDAGISPCSGVIVGMKESKQDVIDMAYSLRALDADSIPVNFLNAIDGTPLQGTKELNPRYCLKVLALMRFVNPTKEIRISGGREVNLRSLQPLGLYPANSIFIGDYLTTEGQENSSDYQMLKDLGFEIDFRPEAVEVGN; from the coding sequence ATGGCAAATTGGAAACAGCTTGCTAACGAGGTTCTTACTGGGAAAGAACTATCAAATGAGGAAGCAATGGAAATTTTAAATACACCGGATGAGGAACTGCTTGAGTTACTGAATGGTGCATACATCATTCGACATCATTACTATGGCAATAAGGTAAAATTAAACAAAATTATTAATACAAAATCAGGTCTTTGCCCGGAGAATTGTGGGTATTGTTCGCAATCTAGCATTTCTACTGCTCCGATTGAAAAGTACCGAATGCTTGATAAAAGTTCTATTTTAGAAGGGGCTAAGCAGGCTTATGAAATGAAAGTTGGCACCTATTGCATTGTAGCTAGCGGCCGAGGACCAAGTAACAAGGAAATCGATCAAGTGGTCGAAGCTGTTCAAGAAATAAAGGAACACTATCAACTAACAGTCTGTGCTTGCCTAGGGATATTAAAGCCAGAACAAGCGACTCGATTAAAAGCAGCTGGAGTCGATCGATATAATCATAACCTCAATACTTCTGAGAATCACCACGAAGCCATCACTACCTCCCATACGTATCAAGATCGAGTAAATACGGTGAACATTGCAAAAGATGCAGGAATTTCTCCTTGTTCTGGAGTAATTGTTGGAATGAAGGAAAGTAAGCAAGATGTGATCGATATGGCCTATAGTTTAAGAGCTTTAGACGCAGATTCAATCCCGGTTAACTTTTTAAATGCGATTGATGGAACACCGCTTCAAGGAACAAAGGAGTTGAATCCTCGCTATTGCTTAAAAGTACTCGCTCTTATGCGTTTCGTCAATCCTACAAAAGAGATTCGTATCTCTGGCGGAAGAGAAGTTAACTTGCGCAGTTTACAGCCACTAGGCCTTTATCCTGCAAACTCGATTTTTATCGGTGATTACTTGACAACAGAAGGCCAAGAAAATTCATCAGATTATCAAATGTTAAAAGACCTTGGCTTTGAAATTGATTTTCGACCAGAGGCAGTTGAAGTAGGAAACTAA